The Armatimonadota bacterium genome includes a region encoding these proteins:
- a CDS encoding phosphatase PAP2 family protein, with the protein MSYRSIALISLAGALSTSAASATGYGLSYLPADASPTASSAPSGAPPAIHSSMPVYPLRHPITTFKELNRNGERVFRQKGALPYVALGMIALANDRKTEKWFNVAGPGEPTPKFAKTFNHFGDGKVLLPAMGVMYLAGRTGERDTAKLWAASVLNATVFSQSIKMLTGKERPNQSPDAIQYHGPSTKYDSFPSGHMTAATASAVILGHQYPKAKLGFYALAACVGIARIEGANHWPSDVYWGAGAGYYGAWQVIRHKDDVLRWRF; encoded by the coding sequence ATGTCATACCGATCGATCGCACTCATATCACTCGCGGGCGCGCTTTCCACGTCGGCCGCCTCGGCCACCGGATACGGCCTTTCGTATCTGCCGGCGGATGCCTCGCCTACGGCATCCTCGGCCCCTTCCGGCGCACCGCCTGCCATTCACTCCTCGATGCCTGTGTACCCGCTCCGCCACCCCATCACGACCTTCAAGGAGCTCAACAGGAACGGCGAAAGGGTATTCCGGCAAAAAGGCGCCCTGCCGTATGTGGCGTTGGGCATGATCGCGCTCGCAAACGACCGGAAGACCGAAAAGTGGTTCAACGTGGCCGGACCCGGTGAACCCACGCCGAAGTTCGCGAAGACATTCAACCATTTTGGCGATGGAAAGGTGCTTCTCCCGGCCATGGGGGTGATGTATCTTGCGGGCCGTACCGGTGAGCGCGATACCGCCAAACTCTGGGCTGCCTCCGTGTTGAACGCTACCGTGTTCAGCCAGTCGATCAAAATGTTGACCGGGAAGGAGCGGCCCAATCAGTCCCCCGACGCCATCCAATACCACGGGCCCAGCACAAAGTATGATTCCTTTCCGTCCGGGCATATGACCGCCGCGACGGCCAGCGCCGTGATATTGGGGCATCAGTATCCGAAAGCGAAGCTGGGGTTCTACGCACTCGCGGCCTGCGTGGGCATCGCACGCATCGAGGGCGCCAATCATTGGCCTAGCGATGTCTACTGGGGCGCCGGAGCGGGTTACTACGGAGCGTGGCAGGTTATCCGTCACAAAGACGACGTTCTGCGCTGGCGCTTCTAG